One stretch of Arachis hypogaea cultivar Tifrunner chromosome 20, arahy.Tifrunner.gnm2.J5K5, whole genome shotgun sequence DNA includes these proteins:
- the LOC112786696 gene encoding cation/H(+) antiporter 15 has product MEVNRTIMVCQNPHSYGHKDVWHLGNPLDSPTSLLFVQVSLITMLSQVIEVCLKPLGQSSLVSQILGGVIFGPSVLGQKKSLANALFPMKGAMVLETLASFGLMFFFFIVTVKMDIATMLRTEKQAIAIGLSTFFITLVIPGGLSFLLKNYISMDKSLSEALPVIAMSQAMTVFIVVSVLLTELKILNTDIGRLAMSSAMSADIVGFSLTVLMFAIMQNKGGTIVSFLWIILSIAALVVLIIYVMRPAVIWMLRRSEGKPVDELYIVCIFIFVLIAGFLSELIGQHFIMGPILFGLAIPEGPPMGTTLITKMETICLGFFYPIYLAVSGLKTNVFKISFQSFWIVGVVVFVASIAKIVAVMLPGYYSSNMSMKECCMIGLILNARGIAELTLYNMWKGSKLLTEQEFSLMVVFILIVNAIISPLLKMLYNPSEQYHALGRCTIQHTRRDSELRVMICIHNNENIPTLMNILEASYASGESMVGVIALILIELLGRSRPLLVAHQEHETLRSEPCSSTQIDNALKQYAQQNEGYATVESFSSISNLDTMHDDVCRIALDKRAHILIVPFHKRYEIDGTVEVINRAMQIMNNRVLEKAPCSVGILIDRGILCGSSSLLVSRTTYHVAVFFIGGADDAEALAYSSRMARHEIVHVTLVRFLLFGEENSKERKRDSDLVDEYRYYNAGNRHFEVMDEVVKDGIEMSSCIRRIIDYFDLVMVGREHPESVLLQGHDQWSECPELGTIGDMLASQDFVTKASLLVVQQQRVRGRVIKNTNVNPMPPQKDQMMMVPDVVLPHDEVNRASCSISVVDR; this is encoded by the exons ATGGAGGTGAATAGGACAATAATGGTGTGTCAAAATCCACACAGCTATGGTCACAAGGATGTTTGGCACTTAGGCAACCCTCTAGATTCTCCAACTTCTCTTCTATTTGTTCAGGTTTCTTTAATCACCATGCTATCACAAGTGATTGAGGTTTGTCTCAAGCCATTAGGACAATCATCCCTTGTTTCACAGATTCTT GGTGGAGTGATATTTGGGCCATCAGTATTGGGACAAAAGAAATCACTAGCAAATGCTTTGTTCCCAATGAAAGGTGCCATGGTGCTTGAAACACTTGCATCTTTTGGCCtaatgttcttcttcttcatagtAACGGTGAAGATGGACATTGCAACAATGTTAAGGACAGAGAAACAAGCCATAGCGATTGGTCTCTCCACATTCTTCATCACATTGGTAATCCCAGGTGGATTATCATTTCTATTAAAGAACTATATTTCTATGGACAAAAGCCTCTCAGAAGCTCTACCAGTCATAGCCATGTCACAAGCCATGACCGTCTTCATAGTGGTCTCCGTCCTCTTGACAGAGCTCAAGATCCTTAACACGGACATAGGCCGGCTAGCTATGTCCTCGGCTATGTCGGCCGACATTGTTGGCTTCTCATTGACAGTTCTAATGTTTGCAATAATGCAGAACAAGGGTGGCACCATTGTGTCCTTTCTTTGGATAATTCTGTCCATAGCTGCATTGGTAGTCCTCATCATTTATGTCATGAGGCCGGCCGTCATCTGGATGCTGAGGCGATCAGAAGGGAAGCCGGTCGACGAATTGTACATTGTTTGTATCTTTATCTTTGTTCTGATCGCCGGATTCCTCAGCGAACTTATCGGCCAGCATTTCATCATGGGGCCTATACTCTTCGGCTTGGCAATCCCCGAAGGGCCGCCCATGGGAACCACTTTGATAACTAAAATGGAGACTATATGTCTTGGATTCTTTTATCCAATCTACCTTGCTGTTAGTGGATTGAAAACTAATGTGTTCAAGATAAGCTTCCAGTCCTTTTGGATTGTTGGTGTTGTAGTTTTTGTGGCTTCCATTGCAAAGATTGTTGCTGTTATGTTGCCAGGGTATTATAGTAGTAATATGAGCATGAAAGAGTGTTGTATGATTGGGCTCATTCTGAATGCAAGAGGCATAGCAGAACTTACCCTTTACAATATGTGGAAGGGTAGCAAG TTATTAACGGAGCAAGAGTTCTCTTTGATGGTGGTATTCATTTTGATTGTAAATGCTATCATATCACCGCTTCTAAAGATGTTATATAATCCTTCAGAACAATACCATGCCTTAGGAAGATGCACAATTCAGCACACAAGGCGAGATTCGGAGCTTCGAGTCATGATCTGCATTCACAACAACGAAAACATCCCTACACTGATGAACATTCTAGAAGCTTCCTATGCAAGCGGAGAGAGCATGGTTGGAGTCATAGCATTAATCCTAATAGAACTTCTTGGAAGATCAAGGCCTCTTCTTGTTGCTCACCAAGAACATGAAACATTGAG GTCAGAACCATGCAGCTCAACTCAAATAGACAATGCATTGAAGCAATATGCACAACAGAACGAAGGTTATGCAACAGTTGAGTCCTTCTCATCGATCTCAAACTTGGACACAATGCACGATGATGTCTGCAGAATAGCACTTGACAAAAGAGCCCACATTCTAATCGTGCCATTTCACAAGCGTTATGAGATAGATGGAACAGTTGAAGTGATTAACAGAGCAATGCAGATTATGAACAACCGAGTCCTCGAAAAAGCGCCATGCTCAGTTGGAATCCTCATTGACAGGGGAATCTTGTGCGGATCCTCATCACTCTTAGTCTCTAGGACAACATACCACGTCGCCGTGTTCTTCATCGGCGGCGCGGACGACGCGGAGGCGCTTGCTTACAGCTCAAGAATGGCCCGGCACGAGATAGTCCACGTGACGTTAGTCCGATTCCTGCTCTTCGGAGAGGAGAATTCGAAGGAGAGGAAGCGTGACAGCGACCTTGTGGATGAGTACAGATACTATAATGCAGGGAACCGCCACTTTGAAGTGATGGATGAAGTGGTTAAAGATGGGATAGAGATGAGTTCTTGTATAAGAAGGATAATTGACTATTTTGACCTTGTGATGGTTGGAAGAGAACACCCTGAATCTGTTCTGCTTCAAGGGCATGATCAATGGAGCGAGTGTCCCGAGTTAGGGACAATTGGGGACATGTTAGCTTCACAGGATTTTGTGACAAAGGCTTCGTTGCTTGTGGTGCAACAACAGAGGGTAAGAGGAAGGGTTATTAAGAACACTAATGTGAATCCTATGCCACCTCAAAAGGATCAAATGATGATGGTACCTGATGTTGTTCTTCCTCATGATGAGGTCAATAGAGCTTCTTGTTCTATTTCAGTAGTGGACAGATGA